From Mastacembelus armatus chromosome 13, fMasArm1.2, whole genome shotgun sequence, one genomic window encodes:
- the arrb1 gene encoding beta-arrestin-1, protein MGDKGTRVFKKASPNGKLTVYLGKRDFVDHVDLVEPVDGVVLIDPEYLKERKVFVTLTCAFRYGREDLDVLGLTLRKDLFVANIQAFPPLPEEKKRLTRLQERLIKKLGEHAYPFTFEIPLNLPCSVTLQPGPEDTGKACGVDFEVKAFCAENAEEKIHKRNSVRLVIRKVQYAPEKPGPQPTAETTRQFLMSDKPLHLEVSLDKEIYYHGEPISVNVHVTNNTNKTVKKMKISVRQYADICLFNTAQYKCPVATEESDDVVAPSSTFCKVFTLTPFLANNREKRGLALDGKLKHEDTNLASSTLLRDGANKEILGIIVSYKVKVKLVVSRGGLLGDLAASDVCVELPFTLMHPKPLEDSIYRDAPDEAPIDTNLIEFDTNDDDIIFEDFARQRLIGAKDDEDEEPVDSPKFNDR, encoded by the exons AGTGTTTAAAAAAGCCAGTCCCAATGGGAAG CTCACGGTCTATCTGGGGAAACGAGACTTTGTGGACCACGTGGACCTGGTTGAGCCTGTCG ATGGCGTTGTCCTGATCGACCCAGAATACCTGAAAGAGAGGAAAG TGTTTGTGACTCTGACCTGTGCATTCCGTTACGGTCGTGAGGATTTGGACGTCCTTGGGTTGACATTGCGGAAAGACCTCTTTGTGGCGAACATCCAGGCGTTTCCTCCACTGCcggaagagaagaagaggctGACTCGTCTTCAGGAACGGCTGATTAAAAAGCTGGGGGAGCATGCCTACCCATTCACCTTCGAG ATCCCTCTGAACCTGCCGTGCTCCGTCACCCTGCAGCCAGGACCAGAGGACACTGGGAAG GCCTGTGGAGTCGACTTCGAGGTGAAAGCTTTCTGTGCAGAAAATGCTGAAGAAAAGATCCACAAAAG gAACTCGGTGCGTCTGGTGATCAGGAAGGTGCAGTACGCTCCAGAGAAACCTGGTCCTCAGCCTACAGCAGAAACCACCAGGCAGTTCCTGATGTCAGACAAACCTCTGCATCTCGAGGTCTCTCTGGACAAAGAG ATTTACTACCATGGGGAGCCCATCAGTGTCAACGTTCACGTCACCAACAACACCAACAAGACggtgaagaagatgaagatttCAG TGCGACAATACGCAGACATCTGCCTGTTCAACACGGCTCAGTACAAATGTCCAGTGGCCACCGAGGAGTCAGA tgatgTTGTAGCTCCCAGTTCAACCTTCTGCAAGGTTTTCACCCTCACTCCTTTTCTGGCCAACAACCGAGAGAAACGAGGCCTCGCTCTGGATGGGAAGCTGAAGCACGAGGACACAAACCTGGCTTCCAGCACACT GTTAAGAGACGGAGCCAATAAGGAAATCCTTGGTATCATCGTGTCATACAAAGTCAAGGTGAAGCTGGTCGTGTCTCGAGGCGG gCTCCTGGGGGATCTGGCAGCAAG tgatgtCTGTGTTGAGCTGCCCTTCACACTAATGCACCCAAAACCATTAGAAGATTCCATCTACAGGGACG CTCCAGATGAAGCTCCGATCGACACAAACCTGATCGAGTTTGACACAAA tGACGACGACATCATCTTTGAAGACTTTGCTCGCCAGCGGCTGATTGGGGCGAAAGATGATGAAGACGAAGAGCCAGTGGACTCGCCCAAATTCAATGACAGATAA